One part of the Salinivirga cyanobacteriivorans genome encodes these proteins:
- the pnuC gene encoding nicotinamide riboside transporter PnuC: MMLEWLSKNWVEVTAAILGVIYLVLSIKQNIWLWFFGLLTSALYIYVFLTSKFYADMSLQVYYVVISVYGWVHWKKGGKVTKELPVSSSGRMLMTWLLGSWIILWIGMSAFLMYQTDSDVPIGDGFTTAGSIVATWMLARKIKEHWIFWVIIDIVSLILYIEKSLYATSGLFLIYTTMAIVGYIEWQRDYKKRPVKQILRRFKLQRQHLKHES; encoded by the coding sequence AACTGGGTTGAGGTAACAGCTGCAATTCTTGGTGTGATTTACCTTGTACTTTCAATCAAACAAAATATCTGGTTATGGTTTTTTGGTTTATTGACAAGCGCATTGTACATATACGTTTTTTTGACCAGTAAATTTTATGCCGACATGTCGCTTCAGGTATACTATGTAGTGATTAGCGTTTATGGTTGGGTACATTGGAAAAAAGGCGGCAAAGTCACAAAGGAACTCCCGGTATCGAGTAGTGGCAGAATGCTCATGACCTGGCTTTTGGGCTCATGGATTATATTATGGATCGGCATGAGTGCTTTTCTGATGTACCAAACAGACTCTGACGTGCCAATTGGAGACGGGTTCACCACTGCAGGAAGTATTGTAGCAACCTGGATGCTTGCCCGCAAAATTAAAGAGCACTGGATATTTTGGGTTATTATTGATATTGTATCACTCATCCTCTACATAGAAAAATCGCTTTATGCCACATCCGGCTTATTCTTAATTTACACTACAATGGCAATTGTAGGATATATAGAATGGCAACGGGATTACAAAAAACGGCCTGTAAAGCAAATATTACGCAGGTTTAAATTACAAAGACAACATCTGAAACATGAATCATAA
- a CDS encoding AAA family ATPase: MNHKGTRIAIVGPESTGKTMLTQKLAEYYNGEWIPEYARDYIEKLERPYKFSDVEHIARWLIDAYDNCQDVPYPVFFDTEMIITKVWLDVAFGKLPDQMEKWLKHMNFDAFLLCYPDLPWEPDPIRENGGKMREILYHRYRTEIKKLQKPYQIIKGHGAERMANASKALNKLTGLPDLTKTIKADHSLKALF; this comes from the coding sequence ATGAATCATAAAGGTACGCGTATAGCAATAGTAGGCCCAGAATCAACCGGCAAAACCATGCTCACACAAAAACTGGCTGAGTACTACAATGGAGAATGGATTCCGGAATATGCGCGTGATTACATAGAAAAACTCGAACGCCCTTATAAATTTTCTGATGTAGAACACATTGCCCGGTGGCTGATAGATGCGTACGACAATTGCCAGGATGTGCCCTATCCTGTTTTCTTCGATACCGAAATGATCATTACCAAAGTATGGTTGGATGTGGCTTTTGGAAAGTTGCCCGACCAGATGGAGAAATGGCTAAAACATATGAATTTTGATGCATTTTTGCTGTGCTACCCCGACTTACCGTGGGAACCTGACCCCATTAGAGAAAATGGCGGCAAAATGCGGGAAATACTTTACCATCGCTATCGTACCGAAATTAAAAAACTGCAAAAACCTTATCAAATTATAAAAGGACATGGTGCTGAACGCATGGCCAATGCATCAAAAGCATTGAATAAATTGACCGGCTTGCCTGACTTAACCAAAACAATTAAAGCCGACCACAGCTTAAAAGCATTGTTCTGA
- a CDS encoding DUF2089 family protein yields MEKKLPILCPSCDSELKVQSLHCDACGTNINGMYSLPLLLKLDAKEQEFIVAFVQSSGSLKVMAQKLNLSYPTVRNMLDDLIGKIEHIQKEML; encoded by the coding sequence ATGGAAAAGAAGCTGCCGATTTTGTGCCCGAGTTGTGACTCGGAACTGAAGGTTCAAAGCTTGCATTGTGATGCCTGTGGAACAAATATTAATGGAATGTACAGTTTACCTTTGCTTTTAAAGCTCGATGCCAAAGAGCAGGAATTTATTGTGGCTTTTGTTCAGAGTAGTGGTAGCCTGAAAGTAATGGCTCAAAAATTAAACTTGAGTTATCCTACTGTAAGAAATATGCTTGATGACTTGATTGGGAAAATTGAGCATATACAAAAAGAAATGTTATGA